TCCCTCCGTCccgtaatatagtgcattctagcattcaaaatttatcctcaaatataatgcattGGGGAGGACAAAACCCAATTTTGCATTAAAAActttatcaaccaatcaccattaatcacgttgttgatagcgtctgattaggaaataaaaCGAGGATACATacgtcttttatgttctctcttaatttatcttaaaattacaggacagagggagtatccaGTAATACTCTAAACTTTTTTTTTAGGGAAGCCATGCGGCGCACTTTATTGATTATCAAATAGGATTACATCGTTTACAAGACTCTCAACAATAAAATCAGGGGGTTCATCGACCCAAATACAAATTTCTTTTGCTGATAAAGCAACTTTTGCTAACTCGTGCGCCACCTTATTTGCTTCCCGATCGCACTTCTCAAGAGATATTGCTTCAAAATTCTGCCATAGCTGGAAACATTCATCAAAGATTGGCGCCCCCACTGTAGATGAGATGCCACTTTTCATAGTGTCCATAACCTCCATGCAGTCTGAATGAACGATGAAGCCGTTGCATCCGATGTGTTGAGCAAGTAGCAGTCCTTCTTTCAGTGCCATTGCTTCTGCCATTGGGGCATCAACCACATGCTCCCTATAAGTGTAAGAGCCTGCAATGATGGAGCCATCAGAATCCCTTATGACGACGCCTGTTCCTCCATCCCCACATTGTTCTCTGAAACTACCATCAACATTTGTTAATAACTTCCCTGTTGGAGGTTTTTTCCATCCCTCTCTTTGCCTGACAGTTTTTCTCATCGCTCTTTGGTAATTAGCTAGTGGCAAGAGTAGCTATAGAGAGGGCTGATCGCACCAGACGCTGGATCGGTTCGCCGTGAACAAATTTTTGACGTTCCCACCAAATGTACCAGCCACCCGTTAGGATCAGTTCAGCCAGACCAAAAGAGTTCAGCTTCTCAAGCGGTCGAGAAATCTTGATCAAATCAGCAACAAGCATTGAACCCGATCTATCTGATTCTAGAACTCTTTTTAATTTCCTCCATACTCCAAGCCTCTGCCATATCTCCTTTGCACGGGAGCAAGTAAAAAGGAGATGTTTCATATCCTCACAGTCATCATGGAATGCAGGACAGCTGCTGGAGTTTTCAATATCTCTATTTGCAAGAATCCCCTTGCACGGTAAGTCACCATGCAACACTCTCCAGCCAAAAATTTTGATCTTGCTTGGGATTTGCAATTGCCATAGTTTTTCCCATACTTTCTCATCGCCTACTCCAGTGGCTTGTTCCTGAATCAGGTTTCCTCTAAACTTGTACATCCATTGCTGATGATATGCAGACCAGAACAAGTCTCTAATCATTTGTTCATCCCAATTCCCATCGACAGGGTTTATCAATTCCTCCACATTAGTTACCGGATTATTTCCTCTAGGGGTCAAAATTTTCAGGTTGTGACTGGATGGGATCCAACAATCTTCCCATATTTTAATTTGGGAACCATCTCCAACTCTCCAAATGTATCCTCGTTCAAAACACTCCAAACCCGCCAAAATGCTTTGCCAAGTGTATGAGATTCCTCTCTTCGGTTTAGCTTTTAACAATTACCATATGGATAATACTTTGCTCGTAGAATCCTAGCACACAGAGAGTCCGGCTCAGCTAGGAGTCTCCAGACTTGGCGAACAATGCCAGATTAAACCTTTCCATGTCTCTAAACCCCATTCTACCTCTTTTCTTCGGGGTGCAAAGTTTCCACCATGCCTTCCAGTGAATTATTCTATGGTCATCTTCATCACCCCACCAGAATTGTGATATGGCGTTgaatagcttctccttctccctTTGTTTTAGTTCGGACACGATCAATTAGATGTTGAAAATAATCACCGTGATCTGCTCCTACCAACGCAGGAAGACCCAGGTATTTGTCGTTCAATAATACTCTAAACGTTTATATGGAGTACATGCCTGTAGGGTCAAATATATAACTTTATCCAGTGACGCTAGCTGCATGTGGCCAGCGCGCAACGCCGGCCGCCAAGTCCAAATTATTGCACGCCCTGTAGCCGACCAAGGATCCCACAAACACGGTGCTGGGCATAGCGGCTGTCGGCTATATAGAACAGAGCAAGATGCGTCATGTGCGCGCATGCATCTGGTCTCGTGTATGCAGGACAGTTGACTTGGACTAGCGAGGTGGCAATGGCATCCATGCACGCGGATGGGACTGTGCCCTGTCTGCTCGTGTCGTCAAGACGTTTCCTGGAAAAAGGGGATCAGAGGAGAAGAGGTGGGGAGAATATGTGAGGTCAGCCATCGCCGGGCGACACGATGATAAAAACGTCGTCACCAGAGTCTCACTGGCTGGCGACGACGCACCATCCTCTCCGGCCAACACCGCGCAGCTCCGATCCACTGCTCGCATCTCACTCCGGGCGGTTCACTTCTCTCTCTGCTTTGAACTCAAGTACGGCCGCCCGGCCGCGCCCGGCCGATCTGCTCCACCTCCGACTCCAAGCTGCAAACAACCAAGGTAAGCAACCCATGACCGTGAGCAGTCCCACCCCAATGCAAGCGGCAAGCCTAGCTTCATGTACATACATCCTTGTCTCTTCCCATGCCCTCGGATTTGAAAACGATGGCACGGAGCTCGACTCCGGCGATCAACCGCTGTGCGTCGCGGCGGCGCGGTCAGTCGACGACGGACATCGCCTTCCTCCGTCGTCTTTATGACCCACCCTGTCACCGTTTTGTCTCGCTAGCCCAGAACACCAAACGGGCCCAGAGCGCAAGCAGTAAACCACGAAGCTCCACGCGTACGTGCAGCCAAGGTCCAAAGTTCATATATCCTCCGTCCAAACTATGACTCACTACATTCATATAAATTCAAACTTTGTCCATCGAGCCagattcataatttttgaagctcaCTGAATTCAAATTAATTTTGAGTGTGCTTACATTTGTACTGTATTATTTATATGGATTTGTTAATCCGTTTGGTTCTCAGTAGATGTGAATCTGACACGTGCATGGTTTTTGAGGCTGTGGCATCCTACATAGCGGGGATATGCTTAGACGCCTAGACCATGTGAGGTAACTAAAACATAGTGGGGTCATACTACGACATGTAGGATATGCCACAAAAACCATGGACACCAGCCAAACACCATTCGGAGTCATCCCATTTTCTGTAGCACAGGCCATATCTTGCCCATAACCCATCCCTATCGGTGGTATTAGAGACCATCCATCAAATCAAACACAGGAGATGATTTCCACCACCCTTTGTTTCCCATTCCCACCTCTCCTGTCCCGTTATCCGAACACCACCTTTTGCATTTATACACTATAACAGTAACTCAACACTTTACTTTGAAAATAGTAGTTGGGATTTGTACAACATTTAATAGAGGTATGTTTGGTAACTGGTCCTAAGCATAATACAATAGTAATATGATAATCGCCTAAACAGAGCATAATTCAGTCATGTCTAGCTACTAAACCTAGGTCATCAAGGAAATCAATCATGATTAGCAAATATAAATCCATAAATAAGTTAGATGGATTAAAAGTTTGAGGATAAGGAAGAGTTTCTGACTGTGCTATGCACTGTGCACTATCCGACTCCACTAATGACTTGCATGTTCCCTTTTCCACGCACTAGGAGATTAGGACACCATCGAATTCTTTATTTAGGTGTGCAGACCAATTCCTCGACACCCATCtctatcattcttaacttgtctccTCATCCATGATCATAGCCTGTCTAACTTGTGGAGCTCGCTGTCTTCTTAGACCAACTTCAAGGAActctttatattttttataatttatatgaacagagattttggtggaaaAAAAATCTCTAACAGTCCTTTAATTGAATATCTAAATATAGACCTCCTCTACTCAAGATTTCTCGCTAGCTGAAGATGACGACCAAGTTAAAGAAAAGCTGTTTGGGGATACAGACATATAGAAACCGATTTTTACTCAAAtaactctccaaatgatgatctAAAGAGAAAATTTTAGAAAGATTCCTGCAGATGCTTTTAATATACTTTCATCTAACATCACAGTTGCATTTAACATCCAGAATACCTCTCTATGGTAAACAGGGTAAAACTGCCACAGCTTTCATGCAGTTGTGTAAATTTTTGCTTGTGGTAAAACGTTCATATACCCTTTTCCAGAAAACAAATAGAAGGTTCATATATCTATTATCTGATAATGTTTCATATCTCTTTCTCCTGAGCAGGGAACGAGTGCTACATATTCTTGTTGAATCCTAATGGCAGCGGAGATGGTCAGTTCTGTGGTTGCCCAGGAGACAGTTAGCCAAATCCTATCTGGTCTGGTTCAGAGATATACAGAATCAAATGACGCAAACAGAAACTTTGAGAGGCTAGAGATGGCACACATCAGGCTGGAGGCTGCTCTTGAGACATCTGACAAGTGGCAGATCACCGATGCATCTTTGCTGCATTGGCGTAAGAAGTTGAAGCGTGTGGCTCAAGAGTGTGGCGACACACTGCACAAATGCAAGCAAAGAATCGAAGAAGATCAATGGGAGGAACAAGAGCTGATGAACTCTTCCCTCCCTAGCCGGATTGTGTGTGCTACCAAGTCATTCATTTTCTCTGCCTTCGGCTTAAAAAATGAGCCGAGCAGATCCATGGTTCAAAGGTTCGAGTGGTTTGCACATGGAGCCAGTGAATTTCTGAGATACGTCGAAGTTGGTGGCACACCACGCTGTCACATGCCATTCAAGTCTCTTAACAGGAACCTTTTTGCAGGCATGGAGCTCCAGCATAAGATTGTTTGGGGAAATGAGTACCCTTCTTATCTGCTATGGCTGGTCCCTTCCATCACTCCAGATCATGGGGTAGAAGCCTGCCTGAAATTCGTCCATAAAGATGATAATGCACCGGAGAACAACTTCTTTCTTGGTGCAATGCTGCAGATATCAGAAAGCACAGACATAGTTGGGACCGTAGTGAACTGCCTGCAGCTCTTTCCTCCTTGTTTCAGGCCTACAATTGAAACCATCAAGAAAGAGCTCACTCAGCTTCCTACGCAGGACTTCGCATGGGTGCCATATGTTGATCTATGGCACAGAAAACACTGGGACAATCTCCACAGCTTCTGCACCCAATGGTTTCGTCCAGATCCATTGTGTTGCAAGAAGCAACAAGGTCTGCAGAACAATAAGCCTCGTTGCATTGGTCACCCAGACATGGTAGGAATTCCAGATGTTTCTCTGGATTCAGTCATTCTAATGCACTTGGAGTGTCAAGTCCCGGTATCCGAGCACAACTATAGGCAGCAGACCACAACCTCGCCATCTCAACGCAGAAGTTCTACGCAGGACTACTCACCATATCTCAAAGCTGGGCTCCTCTTTACCCCCCATGGTTCCTCAAAACAAAGGCTTCCTGAAGAAAAGAACTCTGCAGTAGTGACGGTCCACGGTGAAGAGCAGCACTATGTGCATATTGACATTACCTTAGACCAGCTGAATGAGATCATGCTGCCAAAGGCAACAGATTACTTCTACAGAAACCCCGAAGCGACGGCCTGCCAAATGCTTTGGAAGTCTAGACATGGCACTGAGTACATTAAGTTCGAGAAGCCAAGGATGGAGGAAATGCCATGTGCAGAACGACGGGCAATCTCTAGGGCAGGTAGTAGGAAAAGGAAGCTGGAGGTGCAACAAGATCAGGTGCAGGTGCTGGGGAGCTGGAATCGCAAGGTGGCTTGCTTCCTCAATTCGTGGGTTGCACATGCACCTGTCCGGCTGCGAGGCTTGATCCTGGACTGGATTCAGAGAGGGAAGGAAAGTCAGCTAGCAGCAGTGCCACCACCACTGCACCTGAAGATCTGAATCGATCATGTATAACTTGTATTTAACCGTACAGTAGGCTCCGGAAGGAGATTAGATAATCATGGGATTTTTTTCTGTTGCTTCATGTACTTGTCTGCAATCCATGATCGCATCGCGCCCTGTAAGCATTGTCTTCTTTTTATTTGATTTGACTAGCAATAATTGTCGATTTGATGCCCTCCAACACCTGTACTTCCTCTGTCTTGTATTTTTGAGAGTcaacaaattttaaatttgacaaAATTTCTCTATACATAATAGAGCAGTAAATATAATTGGAAATACtaatgttgatactatttttaTATAAGTGTGGTGAAACTTGAAATTTATTGATCGACTACTACAATGGCAAGGCACTTTTTCTGGGGCGAAAGGAGTAAGAGAATTTAAGTCACCCcatctcagttttttttttttctgaggaAGCACTATAAACAAAATTTGGATGTGAGGTAAAAGTACTCATGATTTCAAAAGAGATATTTGTAAGGAAATTGTTGTAACAGTGCTTGAGgttaataattttttttaaaaaaaaacaggagATTAATAAAAACTTACAATAAGTTTTTGAATGCCTTTTCTGGTTTACTTTGAGAATATACAAGGCAGAAGTGACATTTGTAATCTTGATGAATCCTCTACTGGACAAGAATGGTAGCCTCCCAAGGGGATGGAGGACCCGCTCCTCCTCTCCGTCAACCCCCACTCGCCTGAACCCAAAACACCCAGATCTACACCATCCCCAGCCATTCCATATGCCATCAGCACCCAGatcagcctccaacaacgcctgATCTATCCTTTGATGGGTCTCACTCTAGCGCTCAACCAAGAATCGGCAAGATCAAAGCCTTCGATGCCCCCATCTAGTTTCTGCTCGAGTCACCGGCGCCACCACTATCAATGCTCGGCT
Above is a genomic segment from Miscanthus floridulus cultivar M001 chromosome 3, ASM1932011v1, whole genome shotgun sequence containing:
- the LOC136543046 gene encoding uncharacterized protein, whose protein sequence is MRKTVRQREGWKKPPTGKLLTNVDGSFREQCGDGGTGVVIRDSDGSIIAGSYTYREHVVDAPMAEAMALKEGLLLAQHIGCNGFIVHSDCMEVMDTMKSGISSTVGAPIFDECFQLWQNFEAISLEKCDREANKVAHELAKVALSAKEICIWVDEPPDFIVESLVNDVILFDNQ
- the LOC136541283 gene encoding uncharacterized protein codes for the protein MAAEMVSSVVAQETVSQILSGLVQRYTESNDANRNFERLEMAHIRLEAALETSDKWQITDASLLHWRKKLKRVAQECGDTLHKCKQRIEEDQWEEQELMNSSLPSRIVCATKSFIFSAFGLKNEPSRSMVQRFEWFAHGASEFLRYVEVGGTPRCHMPFKSLNRNLFAGMELQHKIVWGNEYPSYLLWLVPSITPDHGVEACLKFVHKDDNAPENNFFLGAMLQISESTDIVGTVVNCLQLFPPCFRPTIETIKKELTQLPTQDFAWVPYVDLWHRKHWDNLHSFCTQWFRPDPLCCKKQQGLQNNKPRCIGHPDMVGIPDVSLDSVILMHLECQVPVSEHNYRQQTTTSPSQRRSSTQDYSPYLKAGLLFTPHGSSKQRLPEEKNSAVVTVHGEEQHYVHIDITLDQLNEIMLPKATDYFYRNPEATACQMLWKSRHGTEYIKFEKPRMEEMPCAERRAISRAGSRKRKLEVQQDQVQVLGSWNRKVACFLNSWVAHAPVRLRGLILDWIQRGKESQLAAVPPPLHLKI